The following proteins are co-located in the Marinomonas profundi genome:
- a CDS encoding ATP-binding cassette domain-containing protein, with the protein MLTVKAFSLSLGDKTLIKELSFDIADGQVLSIMGPSGIGKSSLLHFLSGSLSPNLTTTGEVFLNDNTLHTKPTQDRKVGLLQQMPLLFPHMSIIENLLFAIPANIHKSLRISMAQNALEKLGIPDKANALPQELSGGQQARVALLRTLLSQPDYLLLDEPFSKLDPALRRDVRAFVLNEIQKASIPALLVTHDPEDAKAMEGECLELGRE; encoded by the coding sequence GTGCTGACTGTAAAAGCTTTCTCTCTATCATTAGGCGATAAAACACTCATCAAAGAGTTAAGCTTCGACATCGCCGACGGCCAAGTCTTGTCTATCATGGGACCAAGCGGTATTGGTAAATCCAGCTTACTGCACTTTCTCAGCGGCTCCTTATCGCCTAATTTGACCACCACGGGCGAGGTGTTTTTAAACGACAACACCTTGCACACAAAACCCACCCAAGATCGCAAAGTCGGCTTATTGCAACAAATGCCCTTGCTGTTTCCGCACATGAGCATCATCGAAAATCTGCTCTTTGCCATCCCGGCCAACATCCACAAATCACTGCGCATTAGCATGGCGCAAAACGCCTTGGAAAAGCTCGGTATTCCCGATAAGGCCAACGCCCTACCACAGGAACTCTCCGGCGGCCAACAAGCCCGCGTCGCCCTGCTCCGTACCCTACTTTCCCAACCCGACTACCTACTACTCGACGAGCCCTTCAGCAAACTCGACCCAGCCCTAAGACGTGACGTTCGAGCCTTTGTACTCAACGAAATACAAAAAGCCAGCATACCAGCACTACTTGTCACACATGATCCTGAAGATGCAAAAGCCATGGAAGGAGAATGTTTGGAGTTAGGACGTGAGTAA
- a CDS encoding metallochaperone AztD, with product MIKRLSSVSLLALSISTIAIASENHDDSMTRYRVFIGDHATPQVTAFDLDNPDKRWTFNTAGQSKLYSVSNNGLIVAVQSDNDQVNFIQSGFHFHDHGAHTDIEINYPVALKKVLQGPRPFHLVEHDDLVSINFDKGGYADVLDGHELTEGHIEVTRVQQNHAHHGFVTPWGDNWLSSIASNEAEEGHAPPRIGLQAIKADGTPAGDLQTCTGLHGEAFSGAYLTVGCKEGVLAAKAGKNGTEYKMLPYPADFPKGETTGTLLGSKSFQIFLGNYGKKSLAIIDPTEAPYMQLVELPFRRVDFILDPVRLQNAYVLTENGQIHRINLLSGEIEKSTRVTAPYSMDGHWNDPRPRLAMAGDNIVITDPNAGLIRLINAKDFSESKTINIEGIPYNIAVAGGSGISH from the coding sequence ATGATCAAACGCCTTAGCAGTGTTAGCCTTCTCGCACTGAGCATTAGTACTATTGCGATTGCAAGTGAAAACCACGATGACAGCATGACTCGTTATCGTGTATTTATTGGTGATCACGCTACACCACAAGTCACTGCTTTTGACTTAGATAATCCGGATAAGCGTTGGACCTTTAATACTGCAGGACAAAGCAAGCTTTACTCTGTTTCCAACAATGGCCTAATCGTTGCGGTTCAGTCTGATAATGATCAGGTGAACTTTATTCAATCCGGCTTTCACTTCCATGATCACGGTGCCCATACTGATATAGAAATCAACTATCCTGTCGCTCTAAAAAAAGTGCTTCAGGGCCCTCGTCCATTTCATCTAGTTGAGCACGATGATCTAGTGTCCATCAACTTTGACAAAGGTGGGTACGCTGATGTTTTAGATGGTCATGAACTAACGGAGGGACATATTGAAGTAACACGAGTACAACAAAATCATGCACATCATGGCTTTGTGACACCTTGGGGCGATAACTGGCTTTCTAGTATCGCATCGAACGAAGCTGAAGAAGGTCATGCTCCGCCACGAATTGGTTTACAAGCAATTAAGGCAGACGGAACACCAGCAGGTGATCTGCAAACTTGCACAGGATTACATGGAGAAGCTTTTTCTGGCGCTTATCTAACTGTCGGTTGCAAAGAAGGAGTCTTAGCCGCAAAAGCCGGTAAAAACGGTACAGAATACAAAATGCTTCCTTACCCTGCAGACTTTCCAAAAGGGGAAACAACAGGCACCTTATTAGGCTCTAAATCCTTTCAGATATTCCTTGGCAACTATGGCAAAAAAAGCTTAGCTATCATAGATCCAACAGAAGCACCTTACATGCAACTTGTGGAGTTGCCATTCCGCCGTGTGGACTTCATTTTAGATCCAGTTAGGCTTCAGAATGCCTACGTTCTAACTGAAAATGGTCAAATCCACCGTATTAACTTATTGAGTGGTGAAATCGAAAAAAGCACTCGTGTAACAGCGCCATACAGTATGGACGGGCACTGGAATGATCCAAGACCTCGCTTAGCAATGGCGGGTGATAATATTGTTATCACTGACCCAAATGCTGGCCTGATACGCCTCATTAATGCAAAGGACTTCTCTGAGTCGAAGACCATTAACATTGAAGGCATTCCTTATAATATTGCCGTTGCTGGCGGTAGTGGTATTAGCCACTAA
- the doeB2 gene encoding N(2)-acetyl-L-2,4-diaminobutanoate deacetylase DoeB2, whose amino-acid sequence MQNLWQENVIFAENLRKQLHAHPELSWQEKNTASLVRSQLDDLNIPWRACADTGTVAWLNKDAKGAAIALRGDMDALPIEEQTGKAWQSVNQGCMHACGHDGHTATLLATARWLKQFEAELPQPVVLIFQPAEEGFHGAREMIKDGALENVGAIYGWHNWPALPYGTIACPDDIVMCGNGTFTMTFKGRGGHASQPELCADPILAASAVNVALQQIVSRRIAPQATAVISVTQIHGGTAPTVIPETATLSGSIRVPDEATRQQINQHISQVATHTAAAYGVECVVEHDMRYQATINHKEQATHARTVWQSLYGEQTLNHGQALPIMASEDFSYYLQTIPGAFALIGSDDGEGHNIACHSPHYDFNDRLIADVCHWFCQLAGLSDQSLPKR is encoded by the coding sequence ATGCAGAATTTATGGCAAGAGAATGTGATCTTTGCTGAGAACTTGCGTAAGCAGTTGCACGCTCATCCCGAGTTGAGTTGGCAAGAAAAAAACACCGCGTCTTTGGTGCGCAGCCAGCTTGATGACTTGAATATTCCATGGCGCGCTTGCGCTGATACAGGCACGGTCGCTTGGTTAAATAAAGACGCCAAGGGCGCAGCGATTGCTTTGCGCGGTGATATGGATGCCTTGCCTATTGAAGAGCAAACAGGCAAAGCATGGCAATCGGTGAACCAAGGCTGCATGCACGCTTGTGGTCACGATGGTCACACGGCGACCTTGCTGGCAACGGCACGCTGGCTAAAGCAATTTGAAGCCGAGTTACCACAGCCTGTAGTATTGATCTTCCAACCTGCGGAAGAAGGTTTTCATGGTGCCCGTGAGATGATCAAGGACGGCGCGCTGGAAAATGTCGGGGCGATTTATGGTTGGCATAACTGGCCTGCTCTGCCCTATGGCACGATAGCTTGCCCAGACGATATTGTGATGTGCGGTAATGGCACCTTCACCATGACATTCAAAGGTCGTGGTGGTCACGCGAGCCAACCCGAATTATGTGCCGATCCTATTCTGGCCGCCAGCGCGGTCAATGTGGCCTTGCAGCAAATCGTCAGCCGACGCATTGCGCCACAAGCTACCGCAGTAATCAGTGTCACACAAATACACGGCGGCACCGCGCCAACGGTGATTCCAGAAACCGCCACACTCAGCGGCAGCATTCGTGTTCCCGACGAAGCAACGCGCCAACAAATCAATCAACATATTAGCCAGGTCGCCACGCACACCGCCGCCGCTTATGGCGTGGAATGTGTCGTCGAACATGACATGCGCTATCAGGCGACCATCAATCATAAAGAGCAAGCCACGCACGCCCGCACGGTTTGGCAGTCGCTTTATGGCGAACAAACACTCAATCATGGGCAAGCTTTGCCAATCATGGCGTCGGAAGATTTTAGTTATTACCTACAAACCATTCCTGGCGCCTTTGCCTTGATTGGCAGTGACGATGGCGAAGGACACAACATAGCGTGCCATAGCCCACATTACGATTTTAATGACCGATTGATTGCTGATGTCTGCCATTGGTTTTGCCAACTTGCAGGCCTTAGCGATCAATCATTGCCCAAGCGATAA